From one Anabas testudineus chromosome 18, fAnaTes1.2, whole genome shotgun sequence genomic stretch:
- the mmp14a gene encoding matrix metalloproteinase-14a yields the protein MLAQLLTLACGLCCFGFTPVTANVLQAEAWLQKYGYLPPGDVRAQAIRSPKSIQTAITAMQRFYGLTVTGSIDSNTIEAMSRPRCGVPDKFGPELKTNLRRKRYAVQGLKWEKSEVTFSIENYTPKVGEHATYEAIRKAFRVWESAIPLTFREIPFSQIRGKVEKYADIMLSFSEGFHGDSTPFDGEGGFLAHAYFPGNGIGGDTHFDLAEPWTTGPDDQGGNDVFLVAVHELGHALGLEHSNNPSAIMAPFYQWFDTENFQLPDDDRRGIQTIYGSKSGAPPPPPRPTKPSTPDRTNHGTDICEGHFDTIAILRGEKFVFKDNMFWRVRNNKVLQGYPMPINHFWKGLPSNINAAYERNDGKFIFFKGDKYWVFSESTMDKDSPKSLKDLGTGLPKDKLDAALYYTPTGQTYFFRGNKYYRFNEQTRSVDSGYPKPISTWSGAPDNIKAAIMSEDGSYTYFYKANKYWKFNNQHMKVESGYPKSVLRDWMGCESEEPKKGREEVIIIEVDEADSRVGPVAVVVPLLLLVLVVVTLGALLFFRKYGTPRRLLYCQRSLLDKV from the exons ATGCTGGCCCAGCTCCTCACCCTGGCCTGtggtctctgctgctttggTTTTACCCCCGTCACTGCAAATGTACTACAAGCCGAG GCTTGGCTGCAGAAGTATGGATACCTGCCTCCAGGGGATGTCAGAGCTCAGGCCATCCGCTCACCAAAGTCCATTCAAACGGCCATAACAGCCATGCAGAGGTTTTATGGTTTGACTGTCACCGGCTCCATAGACTCCAACACAATAGA GGCGATGAGCCGGCCACGGTGCGGGGTCCCAGACAAGTTTGGCCCGGAGCTGAAAACGAACCTGAGGAGAAAGAGATACGCCGTGCAGGGACTGAAGTGGGAAAAATCTGAGGTGACATTCAG CATAGAGAACTACACCCCTAAAGTAGGCGAACATGCCACTTATGAAGCCATCAGAAAGGCCTTCAGAGTGTGGGAGAGTGCGATCCCGCTCACCTTCAGAGAGATCCCCTTCAGCCAGATCAGAGGCAAGGTCGAGAAGTACGCAGACATCATGCTGTCCTTCTCGGAGGGGTTCCACGGTGACAGCACGCCGTTCGATGGCGAGGGCGGCTTCCTGGCTCACGCTTACTTCCCTGGTAACGGCATCGGTGGAGACACGCACTTTGACCTCGCTGAGCCCTGGACCACCGGGCCGGACGACCAGGGAG gTAATGATGTTTTCCTGGTAGCCGTCCATGAGCTGGGTCATGCTCTGGGCCTGGAGCACTCCAACAACCCCTCTGCCATCATGGCCCCCTTCTACCAGTGGTTTGACACTGAAAACTTTCAGCTCCCTGACGACGACCGTAGAGGAATCCAGACAATCTATG GATCCAAGTCTGGGGCGCCACCTCCTCCCCCTCGACCCACAAAGCCGTCCACTCCTGACAGAACAAATCATGGCACGGACATCTGTGAGGGACACTTTGACACCATCGCTATCCTCAGAGGGGAAAAGTTTGTATTCAAG GACAATATGTTTTGGCGTGTGCGCAACAACAAAGTGCTTCAAGGTTACCCAATGCCCATTAATCACTTCTGGAAAGGCCTGCCTTCAAACATCAACGCTGCCTACGAGAGGAATGATGGGAAATTTATCTTCTTCAAGG GTGACAAGTACTGGGTTTTCAGTGAGTCAACCATGGACAAGGACTCCCCCAAGAGCCTGAAAGACCTGGGCACTGGTTTACCCAAAGACAAACTTGATGCTGCTCTCTATTACACGCCAACGGGACAGACGTACTTCTTCAGAGGCAACAA GTACTACCGCTTCAACGAGCAGACCCGCTCTGTGGACAGTGGATATCCAAAACCCATCAGCACATGGAGCGGAGCGCCAGACAACATCAAAGCTGCCATCATGAGTGAAGATGGAT CTTACACCTACTTCTACAAAGCTAACAAATACTGGAAATTCAACAACCAGCACATGAAGGTGGAGTCTGGATACCCCAAGTCTGTGCTCAGGGACTGGATGGGCTGCGAAAGCGAGGAGCCCAAGAAGGGCCGAGAGGAGGTGATCATCATCGAGGTGGACGAAGCTGACAGCCGTGTCGGGCCGGTGGCCGTGGTGgtccctctcctcctgctggtgctggtggtggtcaCTCTGGGAGCGCTTTTGTTCTTCAGGAAGTACGGCACACCTAGACGCCTCCTCTACTGCCAGAGATCCCTCCTGGATAAGGTGTAG
- the ajuba gene encoding LIM domain-containing protein ajuba produces the protein MDRPISKLLEKLKLTDSGSVKFNSSKKKHDSANNSNNSNANTGISGGSGGGSGLPPAPSSAAASPSRPSQFSLASATTSDACVPVSGRGGGGGGGGGGGGMAMPPSQLLTPPSASSTVGTIPSEGDPQLHPSTLAPLRRRSPQQRASWYLGEGVDSHLRRESGLGPECDPLGAYGSKASLNQRRYSLELQQLVRRQQLLSQPPPLSVPPPYPAATGYGSAPRGGGGGLVEPGYLSEPERHKRLSLQEALFYKRLSTGSELWESTRPASLSHPPHRPSDVIGGGVGGGFFYPPGPTLSPCSSFSLQESVLVSPRSSFASSTASGGGGGSPMGSRCSSNRTSGISLGYDSRYSASGGLPPQQQSPSTQTGGSQAGCSGLGRAGVMPVEAWTQYLEGGMRPGTHDSRHSYPPAVGSQAAACYQGGSEWWDEQQAGLRGKDGGAMGERARYSDLPGTRYQEELTRLLLRDAALEGEGLLEGLMLKDQCLALSKSGTTTLAPTSGGGPVKPQEDPGVRAGRESMENRQEFFGTCVKCGKGVYGADNACQALDSLYHTRCFTCVSCGRTLRNKDFYNVSGSVYCKEDYMFSGFQAAAEKCSVCGHLILEQILQALGNSYHPGCFRCVVCSKALDGVPFTVDQHSNIYCVADYNRTFAPKCAACSQPILPTEGSEEILRVVSMNKDYHFECYHCEECGKQLSDKPGSQCFPLDSHLLCHSCHMSRVCTTHNISSHNSH, from the exons ATGGACAGGCCGATAAGCAAGTTGTTGGAGAAGTTAAAGCTAACGGACTCGGGCAGTGTGAAATTCAACagttcaaagaaaaaacacGACTCTGCCAACAACTCTAATAACAGCAACGCCAACACTGGCATCTCCGGAGGCAGCGGTGGGGGCAGCGGTCTGCCACCAGCTCCCAGCTCTGCAGCTGCCTCGCCCTCTAGACCAAGCCAGTTCTCACTTGCCTCTGCAACCACAAGCGATGCATGTGTTCCAGTgagtgggagaggaggaggaggaggaggaggaggtggtggaggagggatgGCGATGCCTCCCTCTCAGCTCCTCACACCACCGTCAGCTTCATCCACTGTGGGTACCATACCTTCAGAGGGTGACCCTCAACTTCACCCTTCCACCCTGGCGCCACTGAGGCGCCGCTCACCTCAGCAGCGAGCTTCTTGGTACCTGGGTGAAGGTGTGGATTCCCACCTGAGGCGTGAGTCTGGCCTGGGGCCTGAGTGTGACCCTCTTGGGGCATATGGCTCAAAGGCGTCGCTCAATCAACGCCGTTACTCTCTGGAGCTCCAGCAGCTGGTCAGAagacagcagctcctctcccagcctcctcctctctccgtCCCCCCGCCGTACCCTGCTGCCACTGGATATGGGTCAGCTCccagaggtggtggaggtggccTGGTGGAGCCGGGTTACCTCTCTGAGCCTGAAAGGCACAAGCGTCTTTCTCTCCAGGAGGCTCTGTTTTACAAACGCCTGAGCACAGGTAGTGAACTGTGGGAGAGCACCAGGCCTGCATCCCTCTCTCATCCACCACATCGGCCATCTGATGTGATCGGAGGCGGCGTAGGAGGAGGCTTCTTCTACCCCCCAGGACCAACTCTAAGCCCTTGCTCGTCATTCAGCCTCCAGGAGTCGGTGCTGGTCAGCCCCAGGTCCAGCTTTGCCTCCAGCACAGCCAGCGGCGGTGGAGGGGGAAGCCCTATGGGAAGCCGCTGCAGCAGCAATCGGACCAGTGGCATCAGTCTGGGGTACGACTCTCGCTACTCAGCCTCTGGAGGCCTCCCTCCACAGCAGCAGTCCCCCTCCACGCAGACGGGGGGTTCTCAGGCTGGTTGTAGTGGACTGGGCAGGGCCGGGGTAATGCCAGTGGAGGCCTGGACTCAGTACCTGGAGGGAGGGATGCGTCCAGGGACCCATGATAGTCGACACTCCTACCCACCTGCTGTTGGAAGTCAAGCAGCAGCATGCTATCAGGGTGGCTCAGAGTGGTGGGATGAGCAACAGGCAGGTTTAAGAGGCAAAGATGGGGGTGCGATGGGAGAGAGGGCCCGCTACTCGGACCTTCCTGGCACCCGGTACCAGGAAGAACTCACCCGACTTCTACTGAGAGATGCAGCGCTAGAAGGTGAGGGGCTCCTGGAGGGCCTGATGCTGAAGGACCAGTGTCTAGCTCTGTCCAAATCAGGCACAACCACACTGGCACCCACCTCAGGTGGAGGGCCAGTCAAACCTCAGGAGGATCCAGGAGTCCGAGCTGGAAGAGAGTCCATGGAGAACCGACAGGAGTTCTTTG GAACCTGTGTGAAGTGTGGGAAAGGCGTGTACGGGGCGGATAATGCCTGCCAGGCTCTGGACAGCCTCTATCACACACGCTGCTTCACCTGTGTGTCCTGTG gacGCACCCTGAGAAACAAGGACTTTTACAATGTCAGTGGCTCTGTGTACTGTAAAGAGGATTACATG TTTTCAGGATTCCAGGCTGCTGCTGAGAAGTGTAGTGTGTGTGGCCACCTTATTCTCGAACAG ATCCTGCAGGCTCTCGGGAACTCGTACCACCCCGGCTGTTTCCGCTGCGTGGTGTGCTCCAAGGCTCTCGACGGGGTACCTTTTACTGTGGACCAACACAGCAACATCTACTGCGTTGCAGACTACAACAG GACTTTCGCTCCAAAGTGCGCTGCCTGTTCGCAACCCATCTTACCTACTGAG GGCAGTGAAGAGATCCTCAGGGTGGTGTCGATGAACAAGGACTATCACTTCGAGTGTTACCACTGCGAG gAGTGTGGTAAGCAGCTCTCGGATAAGCCCGGGTCGCAGTGCTTCCCCCTGGACTCTCATCTCCTCTGCCACTCGTGTCACATGAGCAGAGTGTGCACCACACATAACATTTCCTCTCACAACTCACACTGA
- the mrpl52 gene encoding 39S ribosomal protein L52, mitochondrial, producing the protein MAATVRTLCCSVLRNSSRQFSTTCGVQAGEKWRKEHGLSRSGTEYGPLTDLPDWSYADGRPAPPMKGQLRRKQEREVLARRIVMLSSEMDKGIETCREKQEEAKRMEEAKKALSLKPKGKLLMKKKSQS; encoded by the exons ATGGCGGCCACCGTGAGGACGTTGTGCTGTTCAG TGTTGAGAAACTCCAGCAGACAATTCAGCACAACGTGTGGAGTGCAAGCTGGAGAGAAGTGGAGGAAGGA ACATGGACTTTCACGTAGTGGCACAGAATATGGACCCCTGACAGACCTGCCTGACTGGTCCTATGCAG ATGGAAGACCAGCTCCACCGATGAAGGGCCAGCTGAgaagaaagcaagagagagaagtTTTAGCA AGACGTATCGTGATGCTAAGCTCGGAGATGGACAAAGGAATAGAGACGTGCAGGGAAAAACAGGAGGAAGCCAAAAGAATGGAGGAGGCAAAAAAGGCTCTTTCACTTAAACCTAAAGGGAAacttttaatgaagaaaaaatcTCAAAGTTAG
- the lrp10 gene encoding low-density lipoprotein receptor-related protein 10 isoform X2, producing MMKATYNNLCALLVFTVTVYSRFEFALSAAHCGHNVQVLDSKVGEIKSSAYYSWSYRFGSTYDCWIIKGLEGVPIVLSFTQFSTRCRKEWVSLKSSAGGEPIVLCGSTLPQPIEFPGGNITVMHHFLPHLFPVSSFLLSYARDSDDCPETSFECLGGRCLPLSWRCNGQVECLNEGPGLGTDEQGCSAEVETPIPPKYDTTAQENKGDTYAERNYRKQSEGNAALDRNRNSDRSKEWEDKELPQTREEVAVTPAPIEWPCGGLLQTFYGTFSPPANRGSALHCVWTLDPEDPRPLRLDLQQLALGSRDKLTIYNGEQGKGNILKTITSASNYKSVQVESHTGLLSLKYETVADSEGNGFNATFHVGNYCPPWEGRCGGASGGCFTQEQHCDGKWDCPETGKDEEGCKGCGQNQFACGMSGQRTSPSSHFAGRPVCYPGTERCNYQLYCADGSDEKDCTVCQPGTFHCDSDRCVFESWRCDGQVDCKDGTDEMNCTVILPRKVITAATVGSLVCGLLLVIAMGCTCKLYSLRTREYSLFAPISRQEAELIQQQAPPSYGQLIAQGIIPPVDDFPTENPNETSSLSLRGILQLLRQDANSSPHRRRRPRFVRRAIRRMRRWGLIPRQASRATQASSSGQQQSDAAAAGQEPAHSTPTSSSSGVEAVNQPVPQKLGLLAQAEQHQHEASPCPLLSLPLPPPPPVASPPPPPYAPPAPPPATPHTPPVAVPPSSPSLASIFHTLGLSISLFRASPSSSSTNSMPLSTSSSFSLSSSDDEVLLIPLSEDTTSEDDVPMLT from the exons ATGATGAAAGCCACTTACAACAACCTCTGTGCCCTCCTGGTTTTTACTGTAACAG TATACAGCCGTTTTGAATTTGCCCTTTCCGCTG cCCACTGTGGGCATAACGTTCAAGTGTTAGACAGCAAAGTGGGGGAGATCAAGAGTTCAGCTTACTACAGCTGGTCCTACCGTTTCGGCTCCACCTACGACTGCTGGATCATCAAGGGTTTGGAAGGAGTACCAATTGTTCTCAG CTTTACCCAGTTTTCGACACGGTGTAGAAAAGAATGGGTGTCTTTAAAATCATCAGCTGGCGGGGAGCCAATCGTACTTTGTGGCTCCACGTTGCCTCAGCCCATTGAATTCCCGGGTGGAAATATCACAGTGATGCATCACTTCCTCCCACATCTGTTCCCTGTTTCCTCATTTCTGCTGAGCTACGCCAGAG ATTCTGATGACTGCCCAGAGACTTCTTTTGAATGCCTTGGAGGCCGGTGCCTTCCCCTCTCCTGGCGCTGTAATGGCCAGGTAGAGTGTCTCAACGAGGGCCCTGGCCTCGGCACAGATGAACAGGGCTGCAGTGCAGAGGTGGAAACCCCAATACCTCCAAAATATGACACAACAGCTCAAGAGAACAAAGGGGACACGTATGCAGAGAGAAACTATCGCAAGCAGTCGGAGGGAAACGCGGCCCTAGATAGAAATCGGAACTCAGATAGATCTAAAGAGTGGGAAGACAAAGAGCTGCCTCAGACACGTGAAGAGGTGGCTGTGACACCCGCTCCCATTGAGTGGCCCTGTGGGGGGCTCCTCCAGACATTTTACGGGACCTTCTCCCCTCCAGCCAATCGTGGTTCGGCACTGCACTGTGTCTGGACTCTCGACCCTGAGGACCCCAGGCCGCTGAGATTGGACCTGCAGCAGCTGGCACTGGGGTCTAGGGATAAACTCACCATCTACAATGGAGAGCAAGGAAAAGGAAACATTCTCAAAACT ATAACCAGCGCCTCCAATTATAAATCAGTCCAAGTTGAGTCCCACACTGGCCTGCTGTCATTGAAGTATGAGACAGTCGCTGACTCAGAGGGGAACGGCTTCAATGCCACATTCCATGTTGGGAACTACTGTCCTCCATGGGAAGGTCGGTGTGGGGGGGCATCAGGAGGCTGCTTTACCCAGGAGCAGCATTGTGATGGGAAATGGGACTGTCCTGAGACTGGAAAGGATGAGGAGGGATGCAAGGGCTGTGGTCAGAATCAGTTTGCCTGTGGCATGTCAGGACAGAGAACATCGCCATCCAGCCACTTTGCCGGCAGGCCGGTGTGTTACCCTGGGACAGAGAGATGCAACTACCAGCTGTACTGCGCTGATGGCAGTGACGAGAAGGACTGCACTGTGTGCCAGCCAGGGACCTTTCATTGTGATAGTGACAG GTGCGTGTTTGAGAGCTGGCGCTGTGATGGCCAGGTGGACTGTAAGGACGGCACCGATGAGATGAACTGCACCGTCATCCTGCCCCGCAAGGTCATCACGGCGGCAACAGTGGGCAGCCTGGTCTGTGGTCTCCTGCTGGTCATCGCCATGGGCTGCACCTGCAAACTGTACTCGCTCAGAACCAGGGAGTACAG TCTGTTTGCTCCCATCAGCCGTCAGGAAGCAGAACTGATTCAGCAGCAGGCTCCGCCATCCTACGGTCAGCTGATTGCTCAGGGAATCATCCCCCCAGTGGATGACTTCCCCACAGAAAACCCCAACGAG ACCTCGTCTCTGTCTCTGAGGGGAATTCTCCAGCTCCTTCGTCAGGATGCCAACAGCTCCCCGCACCGAAGACGGAGGCCCCGATTTGTCCGACGGGCCATTCGCCGCATGAGGAGATGGGGTCTAATCCCCCGACAGGCCTCCAGGGCAACTCAGGCCTCGAGCTCCGGCCAGCAGCAGTcagacgctgctgctgctggtcagGAACCAGCTCACTCTACTCCTACGAGCTCCTCCTCGGGCGTGGAGGCGGTTAACCAGCCGGTGCCTCAGAAACTTGGCTTGTTGGCTCAGGCAGAGCAGCATCAGCATGAAGCGTCACCTTGTCCTCTGCTGTCATtgccactaccaccaccaccacctgttGCTTCCCCACCTCCCCCTCCATATGCTCCACCAGCTCCTCCTCCGGCCACTCCCCACACTCCTCCTGTTGCCGTTCCCCCGAGCAGCCCCTCTCTGGCCTCTATCTTCCACACGCTGGGCCTGAGTATCTCCCTATTCAGAGCTTcgccctcttcctcctccaccaacTCCATGCCCCtgtccacctcctcttctttctccttgtcATCTTCAGATGACGAGGTGCTGCTCATCCCCCTGTCAGAAGACACCACTTCAGAGGATGATGTACCCATGCTCACCTGA
- the lrp10 gene encoding low-density lipoprotein receptor-related protein 10 isoform X1, with the protein MISFGHGDLPNVFCFFLIFLFLISSVYSRFEFALSAAHCGHNVQVLDSKVGEIKSSAYYSWSYRFGSTYDCWIIKGLEGVPIVLSFTQFSTRCRKEWVSLKSSAGGEPIVLCGSTLPQPIEFPGGNITVMHHFLPHLFPVSSFLLSYARDSDDCPETSFECLGGRCLPLSWRCNGQVECLNEGPGLGTDEQGCSAEVETPIPPKYDTTAQENKGDTYAERNYRKQSEGNAALDRNRNSDRSKEWEDKELPQTREEVAVTPAPIEWPCGGLLQTFYGTFSPPANRGSALHCVWTLDPEDPRPLRLDLQQLALGSRDKLTIYNGEQGKGNILKTITSASNYKSVQVESHTGLLSLKYETVADSEGNGFNATFHVGNYCPPWEGRCGGASGGCFTQEQHCDGKWDCPETGKDEEGCKGCGQNQFACGMSGQRTSPSSHFAGRPVCYPGTERCNYQLYCADGSDEKDCTVCQPGTFHCDSDRCVFESWRCDGQVDCKDGTDEMNCTVILPRKVITAATVGSLVCGLLLVIAMGCTCKLYSLRTREYSLFAPISRQEAELIQQQAPPSYGQLIAQGIIPPVDDFPTENPNETSSLSLRGILQLLRQDANSSPHRRRRPRFVRRAIRRMRRWGLIPRQASRATQASSSGQQQSDAAAAGQEPAHSTPTSSSSGVEAVNQPVPQKLGLLAQAEQHQHEASPCPLLSLPLPPPPPVASPPPPPYAPPAPPPATPHTPPVAVPPSSPSLASIFHTLGLSISLFRASPSSSSTNSMPLSTSSSFSLSSSDDEVLLIPLSEDTTSEDDVPMLT; encoded by the exons atgaTCTCTTTTGGCCATGGTGATCTGCCTAacgtcttctgtttttttttaatttttttatttcttatttcatcAGTATACAGCCGTTTTGAATTTGCCCTTTCCGCTG cCCACTGTGGGCATAACGTTCAAGTGTTAGACAGCAAAGTGGGGGAGATCAAGAGTTCAGCTTACTACAGCTGGTCCTACCGTTTCGGCTCCACCTACGACTGCTGGATCATCAAGGGTTTGGAAGGAGTACCAATTGTTCTCAG CTTTACCCAGTTTTCGACACGGTGTAGAAAAGAATGGGTGTCTTTAAAATCATCAGCTGGCGGGGAGCCAATCGTACTTTGTGGCTCCACGTTGCCTCAGCCCATTGAATTCCCGGGTGGAAATATCACAGTGATGCATCACTTCCTCCCACATCTGTTCCCTGTTTCCTCATTTCTGCTGAGCTACGCCAGAG ATTCTGATGACTGCCCAGAGACTTCTTTTGAATGCCTTGGAGGCCGGTGCCTTCCCCTCTCCTGGCGCTGTAATGGCCAGGTAGAGTGTCTCAACGAGGGCCCTGGCCTCGGCACAGATGAACAGGGCTGCAGTGCAGAGGTGGAAACCCCAATACCTCCAAAATATGACACAACAGCTCAAGAGAACAAAGGGGACACGTATGCAGAGAGAAACTATCGCAAGCAGTCGGAGGGAAACGCGGCCCTAGATAGAAATCGGAACTCAGATAGATCTAAAGAGTGGGAAGACAAAGAGCTGCCTCAGACACGTGAAGAGGTGGCTGTGACACCCGCTCCCATTGAGTGGCCCTGTGGGGGGCTCCTCCAGACATTTTACGGGACCTTCTCCCCTCCAGCCAATCGTGGTTCGGCACTGCACTGTGTCTGGACTCTCGACCCTGAGGACCCCAGGCCGCTGAGATTGGACCTGCAGCAGCTGGCACTGGGGTCTAGGGATAAACTCACCATCTACAATGGAGAGCAAGGAAAAGGAAACATTCTCAAAACT ATAACCAGCGCCTCCAATTATAAATCAGTCCAAGTTGAGTCCCACACTGGCCTGCTGTCATTGAAGTATGAGACAGTCGCTGACTCAGAGGGGAACGGCTTCAATGCCACATTCCATGTTGGGAACTACTGTCCTCCATGGGAAGGTCGGTGTGGGGGGGCATCAGGAGGCTGCTTTACCCAGGAGCAGCATTGTGATGGGAAATGGGACTGTCCTGAGACTGGAAAGGATGAGGAGGGATGCAAGGGCTGTGGTCAGAATCAGTTTGCCTGTGGCATGTCAGGACAGAGAACATCGCCATCCAGCCACTTTGCCGGCAGGCCGGTGTGTTACCCTGGGACAGAGAGATGCAACTACCAGCTGTACTGCGCTGATGGCAGTGACGAGAAGGACTGCACTGTGTGCCAGCCAGGGACCTTTCATTGTGATAGTGACAG GTGCGTGTTTGAGAGCTGGCGCTGTGATGGCCAGGTGGACTGTAAGGACGGCACCGATGAGATGAACTGCACCGTCATCCTGCCCCGCAAGGTCATCACGGCGGCAACAGTGGGCAGCCTGGTCTGTGGTCTCCTGCTGGTCATCGCCATGGGCTGCACCTGCAAACTGTACTCGCTCAGAACCAGGGAGTACAG TCTGTTTGCTCCCATCAGCCGTCAGGAAGCAGAACTGATTCAGCAGCAGGCTCCGCCATCCTACGGTCAGCTGATTGCTCAGGGAATCATCCCCCCAGTGGATGACTTCCCCACAGAAAACCCCAACGAG ACCTCGTCTCTGTCTCTGAGGGGAATTCTCCAGCTCCTTCGTCAGGATGCCAACAGCTCCCCGCACCGAAGACGGAGGCCCCGATTTGTCCGACGGGCCATTCGCCGCATGAGGAGATGGGGTCTAATCCCCCGACAGGCCTCCAGGGCAACTCAGGCCTCGAGCTCCGGCCAGCAGCAGTcagacgctgctgctgctggtcagGAACCAGCTCACTCTACTCCTACGAGCTCCTCCTCGGGCGTGGAGGCGGTTAACCAGCCGGTGCCTCAGAAACTTGGCTTGTTGGCTCAGGCAGAGCAGCATCAGCATGAAGCGTCACCTTGTCCTCTGCTGTCATtgccactaccaccaccaccacctgttGCTTCCCCACCTCCCCCTCCATATGCTCCACCAGCTCCTCCTCCGGCCACTCCCCACACTCCTCCTGTTGCCGTTCCCCCGAGCAGCCCCTCTCTGGCCTCTATCTTCCACACGCTGGGCCTGAGTATCTCCCTATTCAGAGCTTcgccctcttcctcctccaccaacTCCATGCCCCtgtccacctcctcttctttctccttgtcATCTTCAGATGACGAGGTGCTGCTCATCCCCCTGTCAGAAGACACCACTTCAGAGGATGATGTACCCATGCTCACCTGA